The Xanthomonas sp. DAR 80977 nucleotide sequence ACGGGGCGTCGGCCGTGCAGGCTGTCGACGTTCACTGTCTCCGGCTTGTGCCTGTCGCGGTTGAAACCGCTCCTACAGGGGAAGCTCGGCGCTTGGCTGGTCGGGGCAGGAGGTTTTTTCAACACCGATCGGCAATGCGGCCTGGATGTGGACAAGCGCGTTTGCCGCGGCCGATATCCGCAGCATGAGCCATCCGATGCCGCCGCTGTCCACACACAAAAACGCCCCTGCGCATCGCTGCGCAGGGGCGGGTGTCGAGCGGCGCCTTGTTGCGTGTTGCGGGGTGTAACCGTCAGTTCGCGTCGGGTGCGGCCGGTGCCGGCTTCGGGCCCTGCTTCTGACCGGGCTTCTGGCCGGGCTTGTGCATCCACATGGACTGCGCGGCGTCGAACTCGGCGCGGCTGAGCATGCCGTCCTTGTTGGTGTCGGCCTTGGCGAACCAGGCGTCGCGATGCTGCTTGGCACGCAGTTCGAAGTCGGCGCGATCGACGAAGCCGTCCTTGTTCACGTCCATCTCCGCGAAGCGCTCGGCGAACTTCGGATCGGCCTTGGCCTCGTCGCGGCTGATGCGGCCGTCCTTGTTGGTGTCCAGCTTGGCCAGCAGCGCGCGATGGTCGCCGCGTCCGCCGCGCTCGCCGCGTTCGCCATGACGGCCATGGCGCGGGAACTCGTCGGGGGTCAGCTTGCCGTCGTGGTTCTTGTCCAGCGCGTCGAAGTGCTCGGCCAGGCGCGGGTTGGCCGCGGCCTCGCTGCGGTCGACGACGCCGTCGCCGTTCTTGTCCAGCTTGGCGAAGCCGCCGCCATCGGCCGGCGCGGCGGGATCCGACGGCGGCGGGTTGGCGGCATAGGCGCCGCCGGACAGCACGGCGAGCATGGCCAGGGCGAGCAGCGGGTTGCGGTAATTCATGGAAAACTCCCTGAGGGAAAGGAAGGAACCTGCCGGCGCGGCAAGCGCGTGCGGCAGTCACCAGCGCTGACACGTCGGACCGCCAGGCGGGCCGGCGCATCGGCGCCTTCACTGCAGTCAACGCCCTGGCGCAGGCACGGTTGACCGGCGCCGGGGCGCATTCATGCGGCGGACAGTCGCGGCCGCTGCGACCGCGAAGCGCTATGCTCGGGGCATGGCCATCCACACCGACGCCAGCGACGACCTGCGGCTGTTCCAGACCGGCCAGCATGCGTGCGGCTATTGGCCCGAACGGCAGGCGCGCGACCTGGTGCTGGACCCGCACGACCCGCGCCTGGGCGCGCTGTATCCGCTGGCGCTGAGCTGGGGTTTCCGCCGCTCCGGCGACCTGGTCTACCGGCCGCATTGCGACCACTGCCGCGCCTGCGTGGCGGTGCGCATCCCGGTCGCCGAGTTCGTGCCCGACCGCAGCCAGCGCCGCTGCCTGGCGCGCAATGCCGACATCGACACGCGCATCGTCGCCGCCGAACGCAACGACGAGCAGCTGGCGCTGTACCAGCGCTACCTGCGCATGCGCCACCCCGGCGGCGGCATGGACGAACACGGCGCGCACGAATTCGACCAGTTCCTGATCGGCCGCTGGTCGCACGGGCGCTTCCTGGAGATGCGGCAGAAGACCGCCGACGGACAACGCGGCCCGCTGCTGGGCGTGGCGGTGACCGACATCGCCGAGCAGGCGCTGTCGGCGGTCTACACCTTCTACGATCCCGAGGCGGCCGCGCGCGGCCTGGGCACGCTGGCGATCCTGCAGCAGATCGCATGGGCCAGGCGCGAAGGCCTGAGCCACCTGTACCTGGGCTACTGGATCCGCGGCCACCAGAAGATGGACTACAAGCGCCGCTTCGCGCCGTTGCAGGCCTACGACGGACGCATCTGGCGCGCGTTCGACGACTACATCGGCCGCCTCGGCGGCTGAGCCTGCGACAGCCTGCCGGAACCACGCGCTGCGCTCGCGCCGCGCTGCGGCGCCGACAATCAAGCACGGCGCCGCACCGCCATGCAGCGCCTGCACGGCGGCGGCCGCGGCGCCATCGTCCGGACATGCGGCGCATGCGAAACTGCGCGCATGAACCCACGCCTCCTGTTGCTTGCCCTGACCCTGCTGTGCGGCGCCTGCACGCACACCGACCCCGTCCCGAGCGCGGCCACGCCCGCCGCGGCCAGCGCCGCGCCGCTGCGCCTGGCCACCTACAACACCTCGCTGAACTCGGACGAGGCCGGCGGCCTGATCGCCGCGCTGCAAGGCGACAGCGCGCAGGCGCGCAAGATCGCCGCGGTGCTGCAGCAGGTGCGCCCGGACCTGGTGCTGCTGAACGAATTCGACTACGACGACGCGCACCGCGCCGCCGACCTGTTCCAGCAGCGCTACCTGGAAGTGCCGCAGCCGCTCGGCGGCGCCGCGTTGCGCTACCCGTACCGCTATCTGGCGGAAGTGAACACCGGCGTGCCCAGCGGCCTGGACCTGGACAACGACGGCAGCGTCGGCGGCAACGGCCGCGCGCTCGGCAACGATGCCTGGGGCTACGGCCTGCACCCGGGCCAGTACGGCATGCTGCTGCTGTCCAAATACCCGATCGACGCCAAGGCGGTGCGCAGCTTCCGCCTGCTCAAGTGGAGCGCGATGCCCGGCGCGCTGCGCCCGATCGATCCGGCCAGCGGCCGCCCGTTCCACAGCGACGCGGTGTGGGCGCAACTGCGGCTGTCGTCGAAGTCGCATTGGGACGTGCCGGTGCGCACGCCGCTGGGCGTGGTCCACGCGCTGGTCGCGCATCCTACCCCACCGGTGTTCGACGGCCCCGAGAAGCGCAACCTGGCGCGCAACCACGACGAACTGCGGCTGTGGCGCGAGTATCTCGACGATACCGGCGGCGCGGCGCAGTGGCTGTGCGACGACGCCGGCCGTTGCGGCGGCCTGGCCGCCGATGCGCGCTTCGTGATCCTGGGCGACCTCAACAACGATCCGATCGACGGCGACGGCCGCCACGACGCCATCCGTGCCCTGATCGACCATCGCCGTGTGCTGCGCTACCCGACCCCGCTCGGCGCCGGCGGCGCGGAAACCACCCGCGCCTACGCCGCGCAGGGCATCGTCCATCGCGGCCCGCCCGAGCAGGTCACCGGCGATTTCGGGCCGAAGGCCGGCACCATGCGGCTGGACTACGTGCTGCCCTCCAACACCTTCCGCTACCTGGACAGCGCCGTGTTCTGGCCGGCTTCCAGCGCACCGGCGGCGGCGATCGCCGACGGCAGCGACCATCACCTGGTGTGGGTGGATGTGGCGTTGGAGCCGGAAGTGGGGAGTCGGGATTAGGGATGGGTGGCGCCGGCGGGCGGCCGGCGGCTGAGCTGATCCAGACGTTGGGGGTCGCCGCACCCCGGCCTTGATCCAGATCAAGGGCAAGTGCGCGCAAACGCTATCCAATGCATCCCGCACCCCGTCGGGATGCGTCACCGGATAGCGAGCATGCGAACGCAACAGCTGCAACAGGCGCTGGAAGGCCTCAACGGCGCCACCGCCGACATCGAGGCCTCGGCGCTGATCTCCCTGGATGGGCTGATGATCGCCTCGGCGATGCCGCAGGGCATGGACGAGGACCGCGTCGGCGCGATGTCCGCCGCGCTGCTGGCGCTGGGCGAGCGCAGCGCGCGCGAACTGGCGCGCGGGCCGCTGGAGCGGGTGCTGATCCAGGGCGAACTGGGCTACGTGATCATGAGCGCGGCCGGGCGCGAAGCGGTGCTGACCGTGCTGGCCAAGCCCAGCGCCAAGCTCGGCCTGGTGTTCCTGGACATCAAGCGCGCCGCCCAGGCGCTGCAGCAGATCCTCTAGGGCCGCCGCCATGCCGCTGCCGCCGATGGATCCGCCGCACGAACCGCACCGCAGCGCCGAGCTGCGCTACCACGACGGCAGCCGCCGCCTGGTGTACTGGAGCGAACGCGAAGTGGCCTACCCCGACGGGCGCCTGATCGTCTCGCGCACCGACCTGGACGGCGTCATCACCCACGCCAACGACGCCTTCGTCGAACTCAGCGGCTGGCCGCGGGCGACACTGATCGGCGCGCCGCACTGCATCCTGCGCCATCCGGACATGCCGCGGCGCGCGTTCGCCGAGCTGTGGGACACGGTGCTGGGCGGCGAGAAATGGCATGGCTACGTCAAGAACCTGCGCCGCGACGGCGCCTGCTACTGGGTCTACGCCACCGCGCTGCCGAACGTGCGCGACGGCAAGGTGGTCGGCTTCACTTCGGTGCGGCGCAAGCCCTCGCGGCGGCGCATCGACGCGCTGCAGCCGCTGTACGCGCAGTGGCTGCAGGACGAACGCGCGGGGACGCCGGCATGAGCCTGGACTTCCTGGTCGCGCCGGACTTCGCGCCGGAGAACTTCTGCGGCTGGTACCTGCTCAGCACCGTGCTGCAACGCCGCGCCGGCGTCGGCCTGCACCTGCTGATGCCGGCCGACGCCGCCGAGCAGAAACAGCTGCTGGACGCCCGCACGGTCGACCTGGTGTACGCCAGCCCGTTCGACGCCAGCGGCCTGATCCGCACCCGCGGCTACCTGCCGCTGGCGCGCCCGCGCGATCGCGCCGACGAGGTGGTGATCGCCACCGCCGCGGACGCGCCGGCGCGCTGCGTGGAAGACCTGGCCTACGGCTGCCGCATCGCGCTGACCGACAACCACGACGTGCGCCTGATCGCGCTGCGCCTGCTGGAGCCGGCCGACCTGGATCCGGAGCGCATCGCCTGGCGCCCGGCCAGCAGCTACGCCGCGGTGGCGCGGCTGCTGCTGGAGGGCGAGGCCGATGCCGGCCTGTTCCTGGCCGACGCCTACCACGGCCTGTCGCGGCTGACCCGGGAGCGGCTGCGGCCGCTGGTGCAGAGCGCGCTGTGCGACATCGGCCACGTGCTGCTGGCGCACCCGCGCATCGCCGCGCAGCTGCCCGCGTTGCGCGCGGCGCTGCTGGCGCTGGGCGATGCCGCGCACCGCGACGACCAGGCCGTGCTCGATGCGCTGGGACTGCCGCACGGCTTCGAGGCGATGGACATGGAACAGGCGCAATTCATGATCGACCTGATCGACACCTTGCTGGACTGAGCGCACCGCCATGGCCCACCGCCCTGCTCCAGATCCGGCCCGCCTGGTGATGCGCACCCATGCGCGTGCGCTGCTGCGCGATCCGCACGACCCGGGCGCGCACCTGGCGCGGCTGCATGCGGCATTGCAGCTGGCCGACGACGAACCGGTGCAAGGCGTGCTCGCCGACCTGTTCGTCGGCTTGCCGCGGCACGACAGCGCGCTGCGCCACGCCGCGTTGCAGATGGCCGAGCAGCGCCTGCCGCCGCACGTCGCCGCAGCGTTCCTGCGCCACAGCCAGGGCCATGCGCTGCTGCCGATCACCGCGCTGGCCACGCGCTGGAGCGTGCTGGCGCGGCCGTCGGCCGACGTGCCGGCGCGCATGCGCCGGGCCAATCCGGACCATTCGCGGCGGCTGGCGCGCGAAGTGGTGGATGCGCTGTGCGACGGCGAACCGCTGGCCGCCGCCCGCACCGAACGCGAATTCCTGGACTACTGCATCAGCTGCCAGGACAAGCTCGCCTTCATGCTCGCCAGCCGCGACCTGCGCCGCCATGCGCTGGCGCTGGACGACCGCTGGGACCGCGCCGCGCGCTGGCTGCAGCAGCGCGACCTGCTCGGCGGCCGCAGCGCCGCCACCCTTCCCTTCCCCATCGCAAGCCATCGGCCATGAACGAGCAAGAACCCATCTGGCTGATGCCGACGCCGCACGGCGTGCTGCACGGCTTCGCCAGCGCCGCACCGGACCGCATGCAGCGCGCGCTGCAATTGCTGCTGAGCGCGCACGGCGCGCTGTCGCTGCAGGAATGGCGCATGCGCGTGGACGGCGACGTGCAGCGCCTGCTGCACGAAGCGCGCGAGCGGCAGTGGATCCAGCTGCTGCGGCGGCCGGTGCCCGGCCCGGAGATCCGCCTGGACGATTTCGCCCAGCACGTGATCGCGCCGCTGTCGGCCGAACGCCGCGCGGTGCTCGCCTCCGACGGCGGCTTCTGCCTGGGCCAGGCCGGGCTGAGCCAGGACGAGGCCGACACGCTGAGCGTGGCCGCGGCCGATTTTTCCGGCTTCGCCCAGCGCCAGGGCGCACGCGGCTGGAGCGGCGCGCAGCGCTACGTGTCGTTCTACAGCGAGCCGCAGCTGTTGCTGGCGGACTGGTCGTTCGTGCCGTTCTGGGTGGACGGCGCCGGCTACTGGCTGATCCTCGGCGGCGAGGCGCTGCTCAACAACCTGGCGATGGTGGAACTGGTATGGAGCATCCGCCTGGCGGCGGCGCGGTTCGCGCCGCCGGGTTGAGGAGTGGCCGGGATTGGGGATTCGGGATTGGGGATTGGGGATTGGGAACGGCGTGACGAGCGCGTCCCTTTTCCGTGCCGTCAGGCCTTCAGTTCGATGGTCAGGGCCGCGGCGGCGTCGCGGGCGGTGTGCCGCGCTTCGTCGATGCTGGCGCCGCGCGCCAGGGTCACGCCGACGCGGCGGTGGCCGTGCACGCTGGGCTTGCCGAACAGGCGCAGCGCGGTGTCCGCGGCCTGCAGCGCGGCGGCGACGTTGCCGAACAGCGGCACGCCTTCGCCGTGCGCCAGCAGCGCGCACGAGGCCGACGGCCCGCTCTGGCGGATCACCGGGATCGGCAGGCCCAGGATCGCGCGCGCATGCAGCGCGAACTCGCTCAGCTCCTGCGAGACCAGGGTGACCAGGCCGGTGTCGTGCGGCCGCGGCGACACTTCGCTGAACCACACCTCATCGCCCTTGACGAACAGTTCCACGCCGAACAGGCCCCAGCCGCCGAGGTCGTCGGTGACCGCGCGCGCGATGTCCTGCGCCCGCTGCAGCGCCAGCGCCGACATCGGCTGCGGCTGCCAGCTCTCGCGGTAGTCGCCGTCCTTCTGCCAATGCCCGATCGGATCGCAGAACGAGGTGCCGGCGGCATGGCGCACGGTCAGCAGGGTGATCTCGTAGTCGAAGTCGATGAAGCCTTCGACGATGCAGCGGCCGGCGCCGGCGCGGCCGCCGGTCTGCGCGTATTCCCAGGCCGGGTCGATGTCCGCTTCGCTGCGCAGCGTGCTCTGGCCCTTGCCCGAGGACGACATCACCGGCTTGACCACGCACGGCAGGCCGACCGCGGCGATCGCGGCGCGGTACTCCTGCGGCGTATCGACGAAGCGGTACGGCGAGGTCGGCAGGCCCAGCGTCTCGGCGGCCAGGCGGCGGATGCCCTCGCGGTCCATGGTCAGCCGTGCCGCGCGCGCGGTCGGGATCACCCGCTGGCCGTGCTCGCGTTCCAGCGCCACCAGGGTCTCGGTGTGGATGGCCTCGATCTCCGGCACGATCAGGTGCGGCTGCTCGCGTGCGATCAGCTCGCGCAGCGCCATCGCATCGAGCATGTCCAGCACGTGCGAACGGTGCGCCACCTGCATCGCCGGCGCATCGGCGTAGCGGTCGGCGGCGATCACCTCCACGCCGAAGCGCTGCAGTTCGATCGCCACTTCCTTGCCCAGTTCGCCCGAGCCCAGCAGCAGCACGCGGGTGGCGGAAGCGGACAGCGGGGTTCCCAGGGTGGTCATGGCGGCGGTGCCTGCGCGAAGGAGAGAGGACGCCATTCTAGCGGCCGCGCGCCGCCGCCGATGCCGGCGGCCGCCCCGCTGGCAAGCCGACATCGGGATGCTATCTTCCTCGCACCAGCCCGGGACGCCGCCATGAACCAACGCACCGCCGCGCGCACACGCCGATCGGCACGCACCGCGTGGCGCAGCCGGCATCCGCATGCGTCCGCGCGCAGCGCCGCAGCGGCATCGCTCGCCGGGCCAGGCCGCCTCGGGCCGAAGCCGAACCCGCCCTGCCGCCCGGGTTCGCCGGCGCCGGTGGCCGTGGTCGGCGAAGCGCGAACCGAAGAACGCCGCGCATGCATTCGCTGATCCCGGCCGAGGCCTACATCGACGAGGCATGGTTCGCGCGCGAGCGCGAGTGCCTGATGCGGCCGCTGTGGCAGTTCGTCGCCCCGCGCATGCTGCTGGACAGGCACAACGCCTTCGTGCGGCGCTCGGTGTGCGGGGTGGACGTGGTGGTGCAGAACTTCGACGGCGAACTGCGCGCGTTCGACAACCTGTGCCTGCATCGGCAGAACCCGCTGCAGCAACAGCCGCAGGGCGTGCGGCCGCTGGTTTGCGGCTACCACGGCTGGCGCTACGGCGCCGACGGCGGCGTGGACAACATTCCGTTCCACGACGACGCCTACCGCCTGCCGCCGCAGCAGCGCGAATGCCTGCGGCTCAAGCGCTTCGCCGTGGCCTGCATCGGCAACCTGGTGTTCGTGAATCTTTCCGCAAATCCGCTCCCGCTGGAAGCGCAGTTCTCGCTGCCGGCGCTGGACATGCTGCGCAGGGCGTCGGAGCACTTCGACAACGAGGTACTGGTAGCCACCTTCGAGGCCAACTTCAACTGGAAGCTGGCCTACGAGAACCTGCGCGACAGCCTGCACCCACGCTTCGTGCATGCGCGCACCCTGGCCCGGCAGGTGAAGTTCCAGGCGCAGATGGACGAGGCCGGCATCGCCGATGCGCACCGCTACCATGCGCAGGGCAGCGCCTCGCAGGCCGAACACCTGGCCCGCCTGCGCAGTTTCAGCAATGGCGGCCTGAACGAACCCCTGCAGTCGCTGCCGCACTACGCCTGGCACGACAAGGTCGAGCGCTTCGGCAACGACGACTGGTACCTGAACTGGCTGCTGTATCCGAACCTGCACATCGCCTCGGGCTCGGGCGGCTATTCCTTCATCATCGAGCACCACCAGCCGCTGTCCGCGCAGCGCACCGACCTCACCGTGTATTACGTCACCGCGCGCAAGAAGCACCGCTACGCGACCTCCGATGCGGTGCTGCTGGCGCACCTGCAAGGCGCCGAGCAGGTGCTGCGCGAGGACATCGACATCATGCAAAGCGTGCAATCGGGGCTGCGCAGCGGCGCGCCGCGCGCGGTGCTGGGCGATTACGAGCATGGCAACATGCAGGTCGAACGCTGGTACATGGATGTCATGGAGGGCCGGCATGCCCTCTGAGAAATACCTGATCGGCTCCGGGGCGCTGCTGCAGTGGGCGCTGGCCGCCTGGGCCGAAGCGGCGCCGGACACCGTGCTGCACCCGGTGGACGTCGGCCAGGACCAGGACTACCGCTTCGACCTGGCGTCGCTGCCCGCGCTGGCCGGCAGCGATGCGACCGCCTTCGTCGCCTGGGGATCGCAATTCCTCAATTTCCGCCGCCTCGAACTGATGGGCGAACTGAAATCGCGCGGGGTGAAGATGCCGCCGCTGGTGTGCCGTGGCGCGGTGGTCGCGCCCACCGCCAGGATCGGCGAGAACTGCATGATCGGCGCCGGAGCGATCGTCGGCGCGCACTGCGACATCGCGTTCAATGCCTGGATCGGCACGGCCGCCGTCCTGGAACACGGCGCCAAGGTCGGCGCATCCGCCTGGATCGACGCCGGCGTCTTCGTCGGCGCCGAAGCCGTCATCGGCAGCCATGCGACGCTGGGGCGGCGCGTGGAGATCGCCGCGGGGGTCCGGGTCGGCAAGCGCTGCACCGTCGAGGTCCCCGGTTGCTACCGCAGCGACATCGCCGTCGGCACCCATCACCTGGCCTCGCTGCGCACGCCCGTGGTCATCATCGGCGGCTGAGTGGGCGCTTGCGGCGGCCGGGATTCGGGATTCGGGAATCGGGAATCGGGAATCGGGAATCGGGATTAGGGATTCGCAAGAGCGCCGAATCGGCGCCGGCGTAGCAGTGCGCGCGGCCGATGCATGCACACCGGCCGACGCCGGCCAGGCCGGCATCCCGGCCGTGGCCGTAGCCGCATGCCTCTCCCAGACCTCGCGACGTCGCCCCCTTCTGATCCTCGACAGCGGGTACCGCGCGTAGCCGCAGGAGTGGGGAGTGGCGATTCACAAGGCGCCTCTTGGACCAGTCGGCCCGCACGGACCCGCTTCCACGATTCCCCATTCCCCATTCCCCATTCCCCATTCCCGATTCCCGATTCTCAGCCCCTTGCAAACCGATATCAAAGTGATATCTTCTCGCTACACACCTGGGGAGACCGTCATGAAAGAACGCACGCTTCGCTCGCTGCCCGGCATTCCGCTCCTGCTCGGCGTCCTGGCGCTGGCCGGGCTGGCGCTGTGGCTGTTCGTGATCGGCATCATCAAGGACCCGGTCAGCGGCGGGCCGACCTCGCTGTGGCTGGTGCTGCTGGCGCTGCTGCTCGGCGCCGCCGCCCTGGTCAGCCTGTGCGGCCTGTACACGGTGCAGCCGAACCAGGCCGCGGTGCTGAGCCTGTTCGGCAAGTACGTGGGCACGGTCAAGGACAACGGCCTGCGCTGGAACAACCCCTTCTATTCGAAGAAGAAGGTCAGCCAGCGCGTGCGCAACTTCGAGAGCGGCCGGCTCAAGGTCAACGAACTGGATGGCAGCCCGATCGAGATCGCCGCGGTGATCGTGTGGCAGGTGATCGACGCCTCCGAGGCGGTGTACAACGTCGACGACTACGAAAGCTTCGTGCACATCCAGTCCGAGTCGGCGCTGCGCGCGATGGCCACCAGCTATCCCTACGACCAGCACGAGGACAACCAGATCTCGCTGCGCAGCCACCCGGCCGAGATCAGCGAGCAGCTCAAGCGCCACCTCGACGAACGCCTGACCCAGGCCGGGGTGGACGTGATCGAGGCGCGCATCAGCCACCTCGCCTATGCGCCGGAAATCGCCCAGGCGATGCTGCAGCGGCAGCAGGCCAATGCGGTGATCGCCGCGCGCACGCGCATCGTCTCCGGCGCGGTGGGCATGGTCGAGATGGCGCTGGCCGAGCTGGAGAAGAACGGCACCGTGCAACTGGACGAGGAACGCAAGGCGCACATGGTCAGCAACCTGCTGACCGTGCTGTGCTCGGACCGCGGCGCGCAACCGATCGTCAACGCCGGCTCGCTGTACTGATGCGCCAGCCCTGCCACTTCCATGCGGCAGCGGCCGCACGGATGCAAAGGAGCCGTTCCGCATGAGCGAGAAGAAGGCCTATCCGCTGCGCATCAACGCCGACGTGCTGGCGGCGGTGCAGCGCTGGGCCGACGACGAGCTGCGCAGCCTCAACGCGCAGATCGAATACGTGTTGCGCGACGCGCTGCGCAAGGCCGGCCGGCTGCCCAAGCCCGGCGAGGACAAGGAACCCAAGCCATGACCACGCGCTGGACTTACCTCACTGTCGAAGTGAATCTCAAGCCCACCTTTCTCGGCAAGGTGGACGCCGAACCGATCCAGGCCGAGCTGAACAAGCAAGGCGCCCTGGGCTGGGAACTGGTCAACGTGATCAGCTCGCCGCGGCTGTGGCCGGTGCTGCTGGTGTTCAAGAAGGCGAGCTGACATGCGCCCACGCCGCCACCTCGGTCCCATGCTGGCATCGCTGCTGTTCCCGGCCGCTGCACTGGCGGCCTCGCCTCAGCAGGCAGCGAACACGCTGCTGGATCGCCTGCAGGCCGGCGACTACACCGCCGCAACCGCCGATTTCGATGCGCGCATGCATGCCGCGTTGACGCCGCAGAAGCTCGCCGCGGTCTGGACGTCACTGCAACGCCAACTCGGTCCGCTGCAAGAGCGCGGACACTCCGAGCAGCAGACCGAGGGCACAACGACGCTGGTCCTGGTGCCGCTGCAGTACGCCAAGGGCGAACTGCAGGCGCGCGTGGGCGTCGATACCGAGGGCAAGATCTCCAGCCTGCTGATCGTGCCCGCCGCTTCCGCCGCGCCACCGGCAGCGCCCGACGCCGACGCCCGCTACACCGAACAGGCCGCCAGCGTCGGCGACCTGCCAGGCACGCTTACCCTGCCCAAAGGCACCGGCCCCTTCCCCGCCGTCGTGCTGGTCCATGGCTCCGGCCCGCACGATCGCGACGAAACCATCGGCCCCAACAAGCCGTTCCTGGACCTGGCGCATGGCCTGGCCGAGCATGGCATCGCGGTCCTGCGCTACGACAAACGCACCTACGCCAAACCCGAATCGATGGCCGGCGCACGCCTCAGCGTCGATGGCGAGACCACCAACGACGCGGTGGCCGCGATCGCCTCGCTCGCCGGCAACCGCGCGATCGACGCGAACCGCATCTACCTGTTCGGCCACAGCCAGGGCGCGCTGCTGGCGCCGCGCATCGCCGCGCGCTCGCGGCACGTGGCCGGCATCGTGCTGTTGGGCGCACCGGCACGCCCGTTCCTGGATCTGCTGCTCGAGCAGATGCGCGCGCTGGGCTCGCCGCAGTCCGCCATCGACCAGGTGCAGGCCGAGGTCCGCCGCATCCGCGAGCCTCCTCCGGCGGGCGCGGCCGCCGGCGACACGGTGCGCCTGCTCGGCATCCCGGTTCCCGCCGCGTACGCACGCGACCTCGACCGGATCGACCCGGTCGCCGAGCTGCGCACGCTCGGCCCGATGCCGGTGCTGTGGCTGCAGGGCGAGCGCGACGTGCAGGTCACCGCGCCGGACTGGCAGCGCTGGCAGCAGGCGCTGGGCGAGGACCGGCGCGCGACCCTGCACCGCTATGCGCAGCTCAATCACCTCGGCATCGCCGGCAGCGGCGCACCATCGCCGGCCGAGTACGGGCAGCCCGGCCATGTCGACCCGCAGCTGATCGCCGATACCGCGCAGTGGATCCGGGCGCAGCGATGAACGGCATGCACCGGACCTCCCGCGCCACGCCTGCCGCCCGCGGCTACCGCGTCGCCCCGCCCGGCCGCCTGCCGCTGCTCGGCCTGTGGCTGCCGCTGCTGCTCGCCGCCGGCCTGGTCGCCGCAGTGGGCCTGTCCAGCCCGGACCGTGGGCATCGCCTGCACTGGGCCACGCTGGTCCTGCTGCCGGCGACCGGCACGGTGCTGAGCCTGCTGTACCTGCGCCGCGGCATCCGCCTGGATGGACCGACCCTGCTGGTCCGCTCCAGCCTGTTCACCTCGCGCACCGACCTCGCGGCAATGGACCTGGCGCATGCGCGGGTGGTGGACCTGGCCGAACACGGCGAATTCGCGCCGACCCGCAAGACCATCGGCTATGGCCTGCCCGGCTTCAAATCCGGCCATTTCCGCATGCGCAACGGCGCCCGCGCGTTCTGCCTGCTCACCGATGCCAGCCGCGTGCTGGCGCTGCCGCTGCGCGACGGGCGCTGGCTGC carries:
- a CDS encoding DapH/DapD/GlmU-related protein, with translation MPSEKYLIGSGALLQWALAAWAEAAPDTVLHPVDVGQDQDYRFDLASLPALAGSDATAFVAWGSQFLNFRRLELMGELKSRGVKMPPLVCRGAVVAPTARIGENCMIGAGAIVGAHCDIAFNAWIGTAAVLEHGAKVGASAWIDAGVFVGAEAVIGSHATLGRRVEIAAGVRVGKRCTVEVPGCYRSDIAVGTHHLASLRTPVVIIGG
- a CDS encoding SPFH domain-containing protein, which produces MKERTLRSLPGIPLLLGVLALAGLALWLFVIGIIKDPVSGGPTSLWLVLLALLLGAAALVSLCGLYTVQPNQAAVLSLFGKYVGTVKDNGLRWNNPFYSKKKVSQRVRNFESGRLKVNELDGSPIEIAAVIVWQVIDASEAVYNVDDYESFVHIQSESALRAMATSYPYDQHEDNQISLRSHPAEISEQLKRHLDERLTQAGVDVIEARISHLAYAPEIAQAMLQRQQANAVIAARTRIVSGAVGMVEMALAELEKNGTVQLDEERKAHMVSNLLTVLCSDRGAQPIVNAGSLY
- a CDS encoding Arc family DNA binding domain-containing protein → MSEKKAYPLRINADVLAAVQRWADDELRSLNAQIEYVLRDALRKAGRLPKPGEDKEPKP
- a CDS encoding DUF4177 domain-containing protein, with translation MTTRWTYLTVEVNLKPTFLGKVDAEPIQAELNKQGALGWELVNVISSPRLWPVLLVFKKAS
- a CDS encoding alpha/beta fold hydrolase, producing the protein MRPRRHLGPMLASLLFPAAALAASPQQAANTLLDRLQAGDYTAATADFDARMHAALTPQKLAAVWTSLQRQLGPLQERGHSEQQTEGTTTLVLVPLQYAKGELQARVGVDTEGKISSLLIVPAASAAPPAAPDADARYTEQAASVGDLPGTLTLPKGTGPFPAVVLVHGSGPHDRDETIGPNKPFLDLAHGLAEHGIAVLRYDKRTYAKPESMAGARLSVDGETTNDAVAAIASLAGNRAIDANRIYLFGHSQGALLAPRIAARSRHVAGIVLLGAPARPFLDLLLEQMRALGSPQSAIDQVQAEVRRIREPPPAGAAAGDTVRLLGIPVPAAYARDLDRIDPVAELRTLGPMPVLWLQGERDVQVTAPDWQRWQQALGEDRRATLHRYAQLNHLGIAGSGAPSPAEYGQPGHVDPQLIADTAQWIRAQR
- a CDS encoding PH domain-containing protein gives rise to the protein MHRTSRATPAARGYRVAPPGRLPLLGLWLPLLLAAGLVAAVGLSSPDRGHRLHWATLVLLPATGTVLSLLYLRRGIRLDGPTLLVRSSLFTSRTDLAAMDLAHARVVDLAEHGEFAPTRKTIGYGLPGFKSGHFRMRNGARAFCLLTDASRVLALPLRDGRWLLLSPEQPRQLLQDLQRLAAHRT